A DNA window from Actinokineospora baliensis contains the following coding sequences:
- a CDS encoding DUF4192 domain-containing protein, with translation MTTTNLHHADQIIAALPYLIGFAPTDSLVALTIRETREIGPVIRLDLPRPPDRLPMAEHLAEILAAHRVEDALLIVVGGREPLHDKPFVTTVRQTLVESGVTVEHAFWTRSVEAGQPWLSYDDPEFTGTVADPDTTALAAQFTVEGVVVYPSREAMADSLAADPEPDLDRRAALIDDLATEYATVADKLALIHQVIEEFDSPPTRDSRLMSTVAPPPRGHPTDPAPTDPDLDDTRLAHLAIALSDPEVREACLAIPLGARDRPAARLWTRLTRALPAPERAEPAFHLAVTAYLHGDGVYARVALGVALEADPRHSLAALLDSAAHHGIPPTDLRDLIAQVQAKSARASPG, from the coding sequence ATGACGACCACCAACCTGCACCACGCCGACCAGATCATCGCCGCGCTCCCGTACCTCATCGGGTTCGCGCCGACCGACTCCCTGGTCGCGCTGACCATCCGGGAGACGAGGGAGATCGGGCCGGTCATCCGGCTCGACCTGCCGCGCCCACCCGACCGCCTGCCGATGGCCGAACACCTGGCCGAGATCCTGGCCGCCCACCGCGTCGAGGACGCGCTGCTCATCGTGGTGGGCGGCCGGGAACCACTGCACGACAAGCCCTTCGTCACCACTGTCAGGCAGACCCTGGTCGAGTCCGGTGTCACCGTCGAGCACGCGTTCTGGACCAGGTCGGTCGAGGCGGGCCAACCCTGGCTGTCCTACGACGACCCCGAGTTCACCGGCACGGTCGCCGACCCGGACACCACCGCGCTGGCGGCGCAGTTCACCGTCGAGGGCGTAGTGGTCTACCCGTCCCGCGAGGCCATGGCCGACAGCCTCGCCGCCGACCCGGAACCCGACCTCGACCGGCGCGCGGCGCTGATCGACGACCTGGCGACCGAGTACGCCACGGTCGCCGACAAGCTCGCCCTGATCCACCAGGTGATCGAGGAGTTCGACAGCCCGCCGACGCGCGACTCGCGCTTGATGTCCACAGTGGCGCCCCCGCCCCGCGGACACCCGACCGACCCAGCACCCACCGACCCCGACCTCGACGACACACGACTCGCGCACCTGGCGATCGCCCTGTCCGACCCTGAGGTCCGCGAGGCGTGCCTGGCCATCCCGCTCGGTGCCCGCGACCGCCCAGCCGCCCGCCTGTGGACCAGGCTCACCCGCGCCCTCCCGGCACCGGAACGAGCCGAACCCGCCTTCCACCTAGCCGTAACCGCCTACCTCCACGGCGACGGCGTCTACGCCAGAGTCGCCCTCGGCGTCGCACTCGAAGCCGACCCCCGACACAGCCTCGCCGCCCTCCTCGACTCCGCCGCCCACCACGGCATCCCGCCAACCGACCTGCGCGACCTCATCGCCCAAGTGCAGGCCAAGTCCGCACGGGCGAGCCCGGGGTGA
- a CDS encoding metal-dependent transcriptional regulator codes for MNDLIDTTEMYLRTIYELEEEGVVPLRARIAERLGQSGPTVSQTVGRMERDGLVVVAGDRHLELTDHGRSLAVAVMRKHRLAERLLVDVIGLEWEHVHSEACRWEHVMSEAVERKLVTLLGHPTTSPYGNPIPGLDQLGDGEPAPPVEAGLVRVDEVARRGGGRVEVRRIAEHIQMDPDLMTELKSVGALPGNVIEIGSVTPDGSGIAITGAGTTANLSPTMLHAVLARLL; via the coding sequence GTGAACGATCTCATCGACACCACCGAGATGTACCTCCGCACCATCTACGAACTCGAAGAGGAGGGCGTCGTACCCCTGCGCGCCCGCATCGCCGAACGGTTGGGCCAGAGCGGCCCCACGGTGAGCCAGACGGTGGGCCGGATGGAGCGCGACGGCCTGGTGGTCGTCGCGGGCGACCGGCACCTCGAGCTCACCGACCACGGCCGCTCCCTGGCCGTCGCGGTCATGCGCAAGCACCGGCTGGCCGAGCGGCTGCTGGTCGACGTGATCGGCCTGGAGTGGGAGCACGTGCACAGCGAGGCGTGCCGCTGGGAGCACGTCATGAGCGAGGCCGTCGAGCGCAAGCTGGTCACGCTGCTCGGGCACCCGACCACCTCCCCGTACGGCAACCCCATCCCCGGTCTGGACCAGCTCGGCGACGGCGAACCGGCCCCACCGGTCGAGGCCGGGCTGGTGCGGGTGGACGAGGTGGCCCGCCGCGGCGGCGGCCGGGTCGAGGTGCGCCGCATCGCCGAGCACATCCAGATGGACCCCGACCTGATGACCGAGCTGAAGTCGGTCGGCGCCCTGCCGGGCAACGTGATCGAGATCGGGTCGGTCACCCCGGACGGCAGTGGCATCGCGATCACCGGCGCGGGCACCACGGCCAACCTGAGCCCGACGATGCTGCACGCGGTGCTCGCCCGGCTGCTGTGA
- the galK gene encoding galactokinase produces MTQADRAAQRYRESHGHAPVGVWSAPGRVNLIGEHTDYNNGLVLPFALPHRVAVAAAPRADGRISATTVGDDGLPQRARAVPIAELAPGRVTGWAAYAYGVAWVLREAGITSGAELVITGDVPTGAGLSSSHALQCAVALALLGLAGTVPGDGGPTLAEIAEWVRRSENDFVGAPTGLLDQTASLRCVEGHALFLDVRSGEAEQIPFDAPVLVIDTRVRHALADSAYGDRRRGCERAAELLGLPSLREVAPDTDLGRLPADLLPLVRHVVTENERVLATVAALREGTAIGPLLSASHASLRDDYRVSCRELDVAVEAAESAGALGARMTGGGFGGSAIAVVPPAAEQAVRAAVLAAFAERSLTAPRLFTAAPSPGAGRDH; encoded by the coding sequence GTGACCCAGGCCGACCGGGCCGCGCAGCGATACCGGGAGTCGCACGGTCATGCCCCCGTCGGGGTGTGGTCGGCTCCCGGTCGGGTGAACTTGATCGGCGAGCACACCGACTACAACAACGGGCTGGTGCTGCCGTTCGCTCTTCCGCACCGGGTCGCGGTGGCCGCGGCGCCGCGCGCCGACGGCCGGATCTCGGCCACGACGGTCGGCGACGACGGACTGCCCCAACGCGCCCGAGCGGTGCCGATAGCCGAGCTGGCGCCGGGCCGCGTCACCGGGTGGGCCGCCTACGCCTACGGGGTGGCCTGGGTGCTGCGCGAAGCGGGCATCACCTCGGGCGCGGAACTGGTGATCACCGGCGACGTGCCGACCGGCGCGGGCCTGTCGTCCTCGCACGCCCTGCAGTGCGCGGTCGCGCTGGCGCTGCTCGGGCTTGCGGGCACCGTGCCCGGCGACGGCGGCCCGACCCTGGCCGAGATCGCGGAGTGGGTGCGGCGCAGCGAGAACGACTTCGTCGGCGCCCCCACCGGCCTGCTGGACCAGACGGCTTCCCTGCGCTGCGTCGAGGGCCACGCCCTGTTCCTGGACGTCCGATCCGGCGAAGCGGAGCAGATCCCGTTCGACGCGCCGGTGCTGGTGATCGACACCCGGGTGCGGCACGCGCTGGCCGACTCCGCCTACGGCGATCGGCGCCGCGGCTGCGAGCGGGCCGCCGAGCTGCTCGGCCTGCCGTCGCTGCGCGAAGTCGCCCCCGACACGGACCTGGGGCGGCTGCCCGCGGACCTGCTGCCACTGGTGCGGCACGTGGTCACCGAGAACGAGCGGGTCTTGGCGACCGTGGCCGCGCTGCGGGAGGGCACCGCCATCGGGCCGCTGCTGTCCGCCTCGCACGCGAGCCTGCGCGACGACTACCGGGTCTCCTGCCGCGAGCTGGACGTGGCCGTCGAGGCGGCCGAGAGCGCCGGGGCCCTGGGTGCCAGGATGACCGGCGGCGGCTTCGGCGGGTCCGCGATCGCGGTGGTGCCCCCGGCGGCCGAGCAGGCCGTGCGGGCCGCGGTACTGGCCGCGTTCGCCGAGCGGTCGCTCACCGCACCGAGGCTGTTCACCGCGGCGCCGTCGCCGGGCGCGGGCCGCGACCACTAG
- a CDS encoding Xaa-Pro dipeptidyl-peptidase, with amino-acid sequence MRRARSAVAGAITALLAVPLVVTPASAQPEPPAPVFVDGQAQPVFSPTDVVRESLWVNAPVDSDSDGKDDLVHVEIVRPRATEQGLKVPVVYQASPYYAGGNDIDNHNVDVELHVPDNRPGPKAAATGLSGPNPAITWRYEQYFTARGFAVVYAESLGSGLSTGCPTSGGRNETIGARSVIDWLNGRATAQDVAGTRVTAGWTTGKVGMMGVSYNGTLPNAVATTGVQGLETIVPIAAISSWYDYYRADGAVVAPGTFQGEDLDVLAKYVHTRADRTACAKVLDELTAEQDRVTGDYSNFWDERNYLNDVRKVRASVLAVHGLNDWNVKMTHVAQWYEALKKQGVEHKIWLHQSGHADPYSLRRDPWLVTLNQWFSHYLYGIDNGAQNGPKLTIQREDKTWVEEAEWPAPSASLATLYPGAGGAESGALTIWRPDRRVVESLTDDATKLASTLANASSSPNRLVYLSRPSSTPLRFSGKGEVYLRLSFTRPAANVTALLVDRGPDGKSTVVTRGWTDPQNRKNISRTDAIQPGKAYDLRVDLVPDDYVLQAGHQFGLVVLSSDNEYTLRPAPGAGFSVDLKGSNLTLPIVGGLDALKAAVG; translated from the coding sequence ATGAGACGTGCGAGATCCGCCGTCGCCGGTGCCATCACCGCCCTGTTGGCCGTGCCGCTCGTGGTCACCCCGGCGTCCGCCCAACCGGAACCCCCCGCCCCCGTGTTCGTCGACGGCCAGGCGCAGCCCGTGTTCAGCCCGACCGACGTCGTGCGCGAGTCGCTGTGGGTCAACGCCCCGGTCGACAGCGACAGCGACGGCAAGGACGACCTGGTCCACGTCGAGATCGTCCGGCCGAGGGCGACCGAACAGGGCCTCAAGGTCCCCGTCGTCTACCAGGCGAGCCCGTACTACGCCGGTGGCAACGACATCGACAACCACAACGTCGACGTCGAGCTGCACGTCCCCGACAACCGTCCTGGGCCAAAGGCGGCCGCGACGGGTCTTAGCGGACCCAACCCCGCTATCACGTGGCGTTACGAGCAGTACTTCACCGCGCGCGGGTTCGCCGTGGTGTACGCGGAATCGCTCGGATCCGGGTTGTCCACCGGCTGCCCCACCAGCGGCGGCCGCAACGAGACCATCGGTGCCCGCTCCGTCATCGATTGGCTCAATGGCCGCGCCACCGCGCAAGACGTCGCAGGCACCCGGGTCACCGCCGGGTGGACTACGGGCAAGGTCGGCATGATGGGCGTGTCGTACAACGGCACCCTGCCCAACGCCGTCGCTACTACCGGCGTCCAGGGCCTAGAGACGATCGTGCCGATCGCGGCCATCTCCAGTTGGTACGACTACTACCGCGCCGACGGTGCCGTAGTCGCTCCCGGCACGTTCCAGGGCGAAGACCTCGACGTGCTCGCCAAGTACGTCCACACGCGGGCCGACCGCACGGCCTGCGCGAAGGTGCTCGACGAACTGACCGCCGAGCAGGACCGCGTGACCGGCGACTACAGCAACTTCTGGGACGAGCGCAACTACCTCAACGACGTGCGCAAGGTCCGCGCGTCGGTGCTCGCCGTGCACGGCCTCAACGACTGGAACGTGAAGATGACGCACGTCGCCCAGTGGTACGAGGCCCTCAAGAAGCAGGGTGTCGAGCACAAGATCTGGCTGCACCAGTCCGGCCACGCCGACCCGTACAGCCTCCGCCGCGACCCGTGGCTGGTCACGCTGAACCAGTGGTTCTCCCACTACCTCTACGGCATCGACAACGGCGCGCAGAACGGCCCGAAGCTCACGATCCAGCGCGAGGACAAGACCTGGGTCGAAGAGGCCGAGTGGCCCGCCCCCAGCGCCTCGCTCGCCACGCTCTACCCGGGCGCGGGCGGCGCCGAGTCCGGTGCGCTGACCATCTGGCGCCCGGACCGCCGCGTGGTCGAGTCGCTGACCGACGACGCCACCAAGCTCGCCAGCACCCTCGCCAACGCGTCCAGCTCGCCCAACCGGCTCGTCTACCTGAGCCGCCCGTCGAGCACGCCGCTGCGCTTCAGCGGCAAGGGCGAGGTCTACCTGCGGCTGTCGTTCACCCGGCCCGCGGCCAACGTCACCGCGCTGCTGGTCGACCGCGGCCCTGACGGCAAGTCCACCGTCGTCACCCGCGGCTGGACCGACCCGCAGAACCGCAAGAACATCAGCCGCACGGACGCGATCCAGCCCGGCAAGGCCTACGACCTGCGGGTCGACCTCGTCCCGGACGACTACGTGCTCCAGGCGGGCCACCAGTTCGGCCTCGTCGTGCTCTCCAGCGACAACGAGTACACCCTGCGCCCGGCCCCCGGGGCGGGCTTCTCGGTCGACCTCAAGGGCAGCAACCTGACCCTGCCGATCGTCGGCGGTCTGGACGCGCTCAAGGCCGCTGTCGGCTGA
- a CDS encoding sulfurtransferase: MSESPSALVSTAELVSLLDSGHPLVLLDVRWRLGGPPGREEYAAGHLPGAVFLDLDRDLAAPPGAGGRHPLPEAADLRAVLRAAGVRTGVPVVVYDADNGSVAARAWWLLRWAGHSEAAVLDGGYAAWVADGGASTTEEPAPEPGDVEVRPGAMPVLDADGAAALAESGVLLDARAPERYRGDVEPIDPRAGHVPGAVNAPFAGHTGQDGRWLAPAALADRFAELGVGGDSIGAYCGSGVTASSVVLALEVAGITTPERPAALYAGSWSNWSQDPARPVATGEN; the protein is encoded by the coding sequence GTGAGCGAATCGCCCTCCGCACTGGTGTCAACCGCCGAGCTGGTGTCGCTACTCGACAGTGGCCACCCCCTGGTGTTGCTGGATGTCCGCTGGCGCCTCGGCGGCCCGCCCGGTCGCGAGGAGTACGCGGCCGGGCACCTCCCCGGTGCCGTTTTCCTGGACCTGGACCGGGATCTCGCCGCGCCGCCCGGTGCGGGTGGGCGGCACCCGCTGCCCGAGGCGGCGGACCTGCGGGCCGTGTTGCGTGCCGCCGGTGTGCGCACCGGGGTTCCGGTCGTGGTCTACGACGCGGACAACGGGTCGGTCGCCGCGCGGGCGTGGTGGCTGCTGCGGTGGGCCGGGCACAGCGAGGCCGCCGTGCTCGACGGCGGCTACGCGGCGTGGGTCGCCGATGGCGGTGCGTCCACCACCGAGGAACCCGCGCCCGAGCCGGGTGACGTGGAGGTGCGGCCCGGCGCTATGCCGGTGCTCGACGCGGACGGGGCCGCCGCGCTCGCCGAGAGCGGTGTCCTCCTCGACGCGCGGGCACCGGAGCGCTACCGCGGCGACGTCGAGCCGATCGACCCGAGGGCCGGGCACGTGCCCGGCGCGGTCAACGCGCCGTTCGCCGGGCACACCGGCCAGGACGGGCGCTGGCTCGCGCCCGCCGCGCTGGCGGACCGGTTCGCCGAGTTGGGTGTCGGGGGCGACTCCATCGGCGCCTACTGCGGTTCGGGTGTCACCGCGTCGTCGGTGGTGCTGGCACTGGAGGTCGCCGGGATCACCACGCCGGAGCGGCCCGCCGCGCTGTATGCCGGATCGTGGTCGAACTGGAGCCAGGACCCGGCCCGGCCGGTCGCGACCGGTGAGAACTAG
- a CDS encoding bifunctional acetate--CoA ligase family protein/GNAT family N-acetyltransferase: MTPGTDMPEERDPFAYPPRWEADVVLADGGTVHLRPIVPTDAAALRAFHGRLSERTRYFRYFGPYPTIPDKDLTRFSTVDHHDRVAFVALLGDDVVAVGRYERLPGTDSAEVAFVVEDAHQGRGLGSILLEHLAAAARERGLGQFEAEVLAENAQMVRVFRDAGYQVSRAFDEGVLHLEFAVDPTEASVAVAWAREQSAEARSVHNLLHPRSVAVIGASTDPAKVGNAVLRNLLAANFAGPVFPVNPEHRSIRGVRAYPTVLDVPDAVDLAVVAVPAAGVDEVMDACLVKGVKTLVVVSAGFGETGPDGRGAERRLVDEARAHGMRVVGPNALGVVNLDPAVRLNATLAPTLPGPGRTGFFCQSGALGTAILADAAARGLGLSTFVSAGNRADVSGNDLLQYWETDPATDVVLLYLESFGNPRKFARLARRLGRTKPVVVVKSGRNTVLPALAATGVAVDEASVQALFEQAGVIRVESIAQLFDTALLLAHQPLPPGERVAVVGNSSAIGVLAADAAIGHGLVLAGDPVDVGAQAGPDQFAAAVADALQRDDVDSLIVVFVPPIAIPGTAYARALREAAEGLPEADSKPIVSTFLAAEGIPAELAVLGPDGAPTHGSIPSYPSPERATLALARATAYARWRSSPPGTFVRAEGMDPDRANSVVDAALSRAGGAEVELTDDEVVALLDCYGIEVTRDANAELKAVVDVPDYIQRMAPEGISCSIGLQDDPSFGTVVSFGLAGVVSTLLGDRAYRAVPLTDTEAASLVRSPRAAPLLAGFAGGEPADLAALQHLVLRVSAMSEDLPEIRALAIEPILASAAGAFVTGGRVTVGPPPSRHDSGPRRLRPIA, from the coding sequence ATGACCCCAGGGACTGACATGCCCGAGGAGCGCGACCCCTTCGCCTACCCGCCGCGGTGGGAGGCTGATGTCGTGCTCGCGGACGGCGGCACCGTCCACTTGCGCCCGATCGTCCCCACCGACGCGGCTGCTCTCCGCGCCTTCCACGGCAGGCTGTCCGAGCGCACCAGGTACTTCCGCTACTTCGGGCCGTACCCGACGATCCCGGACAAGGACCTCACGCGGTTCAGCACCGTCGACCACCACGACCGGGTGGCGTTCGTCGCCCTGCTGGGGGACGACGTCGTCGCCGTTGGCAGGTACGAGCGGCTTCCCGGGACGGACTCCGCCGAAGTGGCCTTCGTCGTCGAGGACGCCCACCAGGGGCGCGGTCTGGGGTCGATCCTGCTCGAGCACCTCGCGGCCGCTGCCAGGGAACGCGGCCTCGGCCAGTTCGAGGCGGAGGTCTTGGCGGAGAACGCCCAGATGGTCCGCGTGTTCCGCGACGCGGGTTACCAGGTCAGCCGGGCCTTCGACGAAGGTGTCCTGCACTTGGAGTTCGCTGTTGACCCCACTGAGGCGTCGGTGGCTGTCGCGTGGGCGCGGGAGCAGTCGGCTGAGGCGCGTAGTGTGCACAACTTGCTACACCCGAGGTCGGTGGCCGTGATCGGTGCTTCCACCGATCCGGCGAAAGTCGGCAACGCTGTGCTGCGGAACCTGTTGGCGGCCAACTTCGCGGGGCCGGTCTTCCCGGTGAACCCGGAACACCGCTCCATTCGCGGGGTTCGCGCGTACCCCACGGTGCTTGACGTCCCCGACGCCGTTGACCTCGCCGTTGTGGCAGTGCCTGCGGCAGGCGTCGATGAGGTCATGGACGCGTGCTTGGTCAAGGGCGTCAAGACGCTCGTCGTCGTTAGTGCCGGCTTCGGTGAGACGGGTCCTGATGGGCGTGGGGCGGAACGGCGACTTGTCGACGAGGCGCGAGCGCACGGGATGCGCGTCGTGGGGCCTAACGCGCTCGGCGTGGTCAACCTGGATCCTGCCGTGCGGCTCAACGCCACTCTTGCGCCGACCCTTCCAGGTCCGGGCCGCACGGGGTTCTTCTGCCAGTCGGGGGCTCTAGGCACCGCGATCCTCGCGGACGCCGCCGCGCGGGGGTTGGGTCTGTCGACGTTCGTCTCCGCCGGGAACCGCGCTGATGTCTCCGGTAACGACCTCTTGCAGTACTGGGAGACGGATCCTGCCACCGATGTCGTCTTGCTCTACCTGGAGTCTTTCGGCAATCCGCGCAAGTTCGCCCGACTCGCGCGAAGGCTTGGGCGCACCAAGCCGGTGGTGGTGGTCAAATCCGGCCGCAACACCGTCTTGCCCGCGTTGGCGGCAACTGGGGTCGCAGTGGACGAGGCCAGTGTCCAGGCCCTCTTCGAGCAAGCGGGTGTCATCCGGGTCGAGTCCATCGCACAACTCTTCGACACTGCGCTGCTGCTCGCTCACCAGCCGTTGCCGCCAGGTGAGCGTGTTGCGGTAGTCGGGAATTCTTCTGCTATAGGCGTTCTAGCCGCTGATGCGGCGATTGGGCACGGGCTGGTGTTGGCGGGCGACCCGGTCGACGTCGGTGCTCAGGCTGGGCCGGACCAGTTCGCTGCGGCTGTTGCGGATGCGCTTCAACGGGACGACGTCGATTCGCTCATCGTCGTGTTCGTGCCGCCTATAGCGATCCCAGGCACTGCCTATGCGCGTGCGCTTCGCGAAGCCGCAGAAGGCCTACCTGAGGCTGACAGCAAACCCATCGTGTCGACTTTCCTTGCGGCGGAGGGGATCCCTGCAGAGTTGGCCGTACTCGGCCCCGATGGGGCGCCTACGCACGGATCTATCCCGTCTTACCCGAGTCCCGAACGGGCAACTCTTGCTCTTGCCAGAGCGACCGCCTACGCACGTTGGCGGTCATCGCCTCCGGGAACGTTCGTTCGCGCGGAAGGCATGGATCCAGACCGGGCGAACTCTGTGGTTGACGCCGCCTTGTCTCGCGCGGGAGGCGCCGAGGTAGAGCTGACTGACGATGAGGTAGTCGCTCTCCTGGACTGCTATGGCATCGAGGTCACGCGCGATGCCAACGCCGAACTGAAAGCCGTAGTGGATGTCCCCGACTACATCCAGCGTATGGCACCAGAGGGCATCTCCTGCAGCATCGGCCTACAGGACGACCCGTCCTTCGGCACGGTCGTGTCCTTTGGGCTGGCAGGCGTGGTCAGCACCCTGCTCGGTGACCGCGCCTATAGGGCTGTTCCGCTGACCGACACTGAAGCCGCAAGCCTTGTGAGGTCGCCTCGAGCCGCACCGCTGTTGGCTGGCTTCGCGGGTGGCGAACCGGCAGACCTGGCTGCCCTCCAGCACCTGGTCCTCCGCGTCTCCGCCATGTCGGAAGACTTGCCGGAGATCCGCGCCTTGGCCATCGAGCCGATCCTCGCCTCCGCCGCGGGCGCGTTCGTCACCGGAGGTCGGGTCACCGTGGGCCCACCCCCGTCGAGGCACGACAGCGGGCCGCGCAGGCTGCGGCCGATCGCCTGA
- the galE gene encoding UDP-glucose 4-epimerase GalE codes for MKLLVTGGAGYVGSVCAARLVESGHEVVVVDDLSTGHADAVPDGARFVEADIADAAPDLLTGGFDGVLHFAAKSLVGESMVDPTKYWAGNVLTSLRLLDAMRDNGTPRLVFSSTAATYGEPEQVPILESAPTRPTNTYGATKLAIDHAITSYAKAHGLAAVSLRYFNVAGAYGRFGERHTTETHLIPIVLQVALGTRAAISIYGDDYPTPDGTCVRDYIHVLDLAEAHLLALEHTREGEHQIYNLGTGTGFSNREVVQTCREVTGHPIPADFAARRPGDPAVLVASAAGAATNLGWTPKRTDLHTIVSDAWEFTRTRA; via the coding sequence GTGAAGCTGCTCGTGACGGGCGGAGCGGGGTATGTCGGCAGCGTGTGCGCGGCCAGGCTGGTCGAGTCCGGGCACGAGGTCGTGGTGGTCGACGACCTGTCCACCGGCCACGCCGACGCGGTGCCCGACGGCGCCCGGTTCGTCGAGGCCGACATCGCCGACGCCGCCCCCGACCTGCTGACCGGCGGCTTCGACGGTGTGCTGCACTTCGCGGCGAAGTCACTGGTCGGCGAGTCCATGGTGGACCCGACCAAGTACTGGGCGGGCAACGTGCTCACCTCCCTGCGGTTGCTCGACGCCATGCGCGACAACGGCACGCCACGGCTGGTGTTCTCCTCCACCGCGGCCACCTACGGCGAGCCGGAGCAGGTCCCGATCCTGGAATCGGCACCGACCCGGCCCACCAACACCTACGGCGCGACCAAGCTCGCGATCGACCACGCCATCACCTCCTACGCCAAAGCCCACGGCCTGGCCGCAGTCAGCCTCCGGTACTTCAACGTCGCGGGCGCCTACGGCCGCTTCGGCGAGCGGCACACCACCGAGACGCACCTGATCCCGATCGTGCTGCAGGTGGCGCTGGGCACCCGAGCAGCCATCTCCATCTACGGCGACGACTACCCGACCCCGGACGGCACGTGCGTGCGCGACTACATCCACGTGCTCGACCTCGCCGAGGCGCACCTGCTCGCGCTCGAGCACACCCGGGAGGGCGAGCACCAGATCTACAACCTCGGCACCGGCACGGGGTTCTCCAACCGCGAGGTCGTGCAGACCTGCCGCGAGGTCACCGGCCACCCGATCCCGGCGGACTTCGCCGCCCGCCGCCCAGGCGACCCCGCAGTCCTCGTCGCCTCAGCCGCGGGCGCCGCGACCAACCTCGGCTGGACCCCCAAGCGCACCGACCTCCACACCATCGTCAGCGACGCCTGGGAGTTCACCCGCACCCGCGCCTGA
- a CDS encoding acetoin utilization protein AcuC — MGDRVDAAVVWDPALLGYDLGGDHPFNPIRLELTMRLAGALGVLDGVDLIAPEPADDSEISRVHRPDYVAAVREAPMASWDVGHGLGTSDNPVFDQMHAASALVVGGTLAAAKRIAEGSADRAISLAGGLHHAMPDRAAGFCVYNDCAVAISWLLDNGFDRIAYLDVDVHHGDGVQAVFYDDPRVLTISLHQHPATLWPGTGAVSELGGPGAQGTSVNIPLAPGTRDSAWLRAFHATVPSLVAAFRPQVLVTQCGVDTHVEDPLADLALSVDGHRRIYQAVRELAERHTGGKWLVTGGGGYELLRVVPRSWTHLLATVLDRDIPVERSVPVEWAAGVRKIAPNAVLPSVMGDGADVTFEPWGGGRDQPVDTVIRDVRGAIFPLHGLDPDDPRD, encoded by the coding sequence ATGGGTGATCGAGTGGACGCCGCCGTGGTCTGGGACCCCGCCTTGCTGGGCTACGACCTCGGCGGCGACCACCCGTTCAACCCGATCCGCCTCGAGCTGACCATGCGGTTGGCCGGGGCACTCGGGGTGCTCGACGGCGTCGACCTGATCGCGCCGGAGCCCGCGGACGACAGCGAGATCAGCCGGGTGCACCGGCCGGACTACGTCGCCGCGGTGCGCGAGGCGCCGATGGCCTCCTGGGACGTCGGGCACGGCCTGGGCACCTCGGACAACCCGGTGTTCGACCAGATGCACGCCGCCTCGGCGTTGGTGGTCGGCGGCACCCTGGCCGCGGCCAAGCGCATCGCCGAGGGCAGCGCAGACAGGGCGATCTCCCTGGCGGGCGGGCTGCACCACGCGATGCCCGACCGCGCGGCGGGGTTCTGCGTCTACAACGACTGCGCGGTGGCGATCTCCTGGCTGCTGGACAACGGCTTCGACCGGATCGCCTACCTCGACGTCGACGTCCACCACGGTGACGGCGTGCAGGCGGTGTTCTACGACGACCCCCGCGTGCTGACCATCTCCCTGCACCAGCACCCGGCGACGTTGTGGCCGGGCACCGGCGCGGTCAGCGAGCTGGGCGGCCCCGGGGCGCAGGGCACCTCGGTCAACATCCCGTTGGCGCCGGGGACCCGGGATTCCGCTTGGCTGCGCGCCTTCCACGCGACCGTGCCGTCCCTTGTGGCCGCTTTCCGACCCCAGGTCCTGGTCACCCAGTGCGGAGTGGACACCCACGTCGAGGACCCGTTGGCGGACCTGGCCCTGTCGGTGGACGGCCACCGGCGGATCTACCAGGCCGTGCGGGAGCTCGCCGAACGCCACACCGGGGGCAAGTGGTTGGTCACCGGCGGTGGCGGGTACGAACTGCTGCGGGTCGTCCCGCGTTCGTGGACGCACCTGCTCGCCACGGTGCTCGACCGCGACATCCCCGTCGAGCGGTCGGTCCCGGTCGAGTGGGCCGCGGGCGTGCGGAAGATCGCGCCCAACGCCGTGCTGCCCTCGGTGATGGGCGATGGCGCCGACGTCACCTTCGAGCCGTGGGGCGGCGGGCGGGACCAACCAGTCGACACGGTGATCCGGGACGTGCGCGGGGCCATCTTCCCGCTGCACGGCTTGGATCCCGATGACCCCAGGGACTGA